The Clostridioides sp. ES-S-0010-02 genome window below encodes:
- the rplU gene encoding 50S ribosomal protein L21, giving the protein MYAIVKTGGKQYKVSEGDVLFVEKLEANAGDVVTLNEVLACSKDGELKLGSPVVEGASVQAKVVEQGKAKKVIVFKYKAKKDYRRKQGHRQSYTKIVVEKINA; this is encoded by the coding sequence ATGTACGCTATAGTAAAGACTGGTGGAAAGCAATATAAAGTTTCTGAAGGTGATGTATTATTCGTTGAAAAGTTAGAAGCTAACGCAGGTGATGTTGTTACTTTAAACGAAGTATTAGCTTGCTCTAAAGATGGAGAATTAAAATTAGGTTCTCCAGTAGTAGAAGGAGCATCTGTTCAAGCAAAAGTTGTTGAACAAGGTAAAGCTAAGAAAGTTATAGTTTTCAAGTATAAAGCAAAAAAAGATTACAGAAGAAAACAAGGACATCGTCAATCATATACTAAGATAGTTGTAGAGAAAATCAACGCTTAA